A part of Sulfurimonas sp. HSL-1716 genomic DNA contains:
- a CDS encoding transposase, producing MNRCIYCDHKLYHLSDGMLKCSLCKRKYSPKRINKILTLIDSFCENENALQTSKRLSLSYVSIHKYYDIFRFYCAHICENEYEHARHKPCEYEEYFYLEQSKRHDRLAIFDAHNFLTFDYENHIYTVVMPTLQKYKQQFINDDLEKVYNSEFARFKRKSRIIKVSKHLNKIVDFWEYFEKFILSYKGISTENFPLYLKEAEFKFNHPLETQKKLLQKQYFTDEYK from the coding sequence TTGAACAGATGTATATATTGCGATCATAAACTCTATCATCTGAGTGACGGGATGCTCAAATGTTCTTTGTGCAAAAGAAAATACAGCCCCAAACGTATAAATAAGATACTCACTCTTATAGACTCGTTTTGTGAGAATGAGAACGCGCTTCAAACTTCAAAACGTCTCAGTCTCTCTTACGTTTCCATACACAAATATTATGATATTTTCAGATTTTACTGTGCGCATATCTGCGAAAACGAATATGAGCATGCAAGACACAAACCCTGTGAATATGAAGAATATTTTTATCTCGAACAAAGTAAACGCCATGACAGACTAGCCATATTCGACGCACACAATTTTCTTACCTTTGATTATGAAAATCACATATATACCGTGGTCATGCCGACTCTGCAAAAATATAAACAGCAATTTATAAATGATGATCTGGAAAAGGTTTACAATAGCGAATTTGCCAGATTTAAACGAAAAAGCAGGATCATCAAAGTCTCGAAACATCTAAATAAAATAGTGGATTTTTGGGAGTATTTTGAAAAATTCATACTCAGCTACAAAGGCATCTCCACGGAAAATTTTCCGCTGTATCTCAAAGAAGCGGAGTTTAAGTTCAATCATCCTTTGGAGACACAAAAAAAATTACTGCAAAAACAGTATTTTACGGACGAATATAAATAA